CGCTAGCCGGATCACTCGAGCACGGTGCCGCCACTGGCGGAGATGCGGAGCTTGCCTTTCcatcagccgctgcagcggaccGCAGCGTAGCGTGGATCGCGGTGAGGCCGTACAGCTACCTCTTCCGCGCACCGGTGAAGGGTCGATGGCTGGGCCGCGGCCTTCTGGAGCTCTTCCTGCAGGAGTTTGCCTTCGTGCCGTTCGACACCACTGCTACCGCCATAacagcgccgttgccgttggCGCAGGAGCTCGCATCCGCCGACACGACCTCCGGCACTTTCCACTCTGCAGTGGTGCCACTCCTTTTACAACGGCGAGAGGCGTCGATGCTGCCGTCAAGCACCGCATCACCGTTGCCCTCGccgcgcatcagcggcggcgccacactCGACCGTCGCTTTACCCTCCCCGCGTACATCGAGGAGCTGTGCGACGGCATGCTTTGGCTGCGCGACCGAGAGGCGGAGTGCCGGGCGGTGGGGCGTCGGTACCGAAAGGCGCTCATCGACGCTGTCGCACGCGCGCGACGCAGCCACctcagcgcctgcagcacggATGGCGGTGTTCGTGAAAGAGGCAACAGTGGTGCGCTTGAAGCGCagccgcatccgccgccgccgccgatggagGCACCTCCTCAAGCGACTGAGCCAGCAGCCACGCTATGCGGGATACCGAGCAGCGAgacgagcgcggcgccgaGTGAGTGGGCTGCGTGGTGTCGTACAGTTCTGTGGCTGATGGAGTTGCCCTCCGAGGCCGAagtcgatgcgctgctgccgcgcatgcTGCTGGCCGCATCCGTGCCGCCGTCCGGAGACAGCACCGTTGCGCAGGTAACTGATGAAGCAGACAccgcgagcgccgctgccgtccatgctcctcctccgccacttCTCTCGCTTCGGCAGAGGGACGTGGTATGTCACCGTGTGTGGCGTCGCGAAGGACGCATGTttgcgcatgcgccgctgGAGATCGTCCGCTGCGACGTTGCCTCCGTTTTGCCTGCCTTGTCTCCTGCGGCGCATTGCAAGGCACCGCTGTCCGCGGCGAAGACGCTTGCCATGATGGTGGTAAGTAAGCCGCCAGGGCTGCCGGTGCACCCCTCCGGGTGCTACCGAAAGAATTCGGTGACGAGCATCCTTGAAGACGTGctgggcggcggaggcgacggcgatgcgcgcCGCCTTTACCGCATCGAGGAGCACTACGCCGGCCCGGCGACGGGCGGTGCGCTCCCGCATCGGCCGTACGCCTCCGTTGTTCACAAGAAGGGCGGCTTTGAGCTCATTCGAgtgtggctgcggcgcactCCGTGCGCAAGGGACGCTAGCGCAGCCGTCGCTGACGGCTCTTCGCCGGTTTCCGCCTCTGCCGATGAGACTGGCGTGACTGCCGAGGACTGGGCAGTGCTCAAGACACTCTTCATGCGCGAAcgcgaggcgacggcgcaacGGCCTCAGCCGAGCAGTCTGCAAGAGGATGACGATGCAGATCGCCacgacgccatcgccgtcgcaACGGAGACGGGACGGCATGTGAAGCGCCCGCGCGAAGCCAAAGGCGGCGATGAGGATCAATCGTGGGCCGCCAATGCCCACCAGGATACCACCACAAAGGTGATGCGCGCATcgagcggcgacgccgcagctgctgtccCGCCCTCGTACACGATGAAGGCCTTCGTCGTGCATCGACTCGACGCGGCCACCAGCGGTGTACTGCTCTTTGGGTTGAACAGCCacacggcgcggcgcacggcggcggccattGCGAATAAGTCTCTCcagggcgacggcggcggcgacgacgacgacaagcCCTCTCATGGCAGTGCCGGTGGGGGAAATGACACGCGTGAAGGCGCTGGCTCGGAGGCCCCGCCTCTGCCACTaccggcgtcgtcgtcgcgcaaGGTCTATTGCGCGCGAGTGCACGGTCGGGTACATCTCGAGAGCCTCGCACGCGAGCAGCATCATTGCATCCTTCACACCCCATCGCCACTGACGCAACGCACGAGCGATGGGCTCGGGGCACctgacgctgctggtgcgaGCGCTGACGCGAGCAGCGCGACACGAcacagcgctgccgtcgagcTCCTTGTCTGTCGGCCTATCGGGTGCTTGGATCACCACAACAGCCTGTACTGGTCGCCGGATGCCGCCGTCACAGActcgtggcagcggcaccaggCAGACGTcgaacaacagcaacagcaggcagccgagctgcgcagcagctcgctcTCGGGCGGGCGAGGCGAGACAGGGCGCACGCCAGAGGCCGTTGCGGCTAAGCACAAACGCATGCGTCAGCTTACGCGAGGTGGCGGGACGGCCTCGGTAGGCGCGTTggctgcagctctgcaaGCTGTGAGCGGCGCTGGGGCAGCTCAACCGGCGCGAGGGACTTCGACGGCTCTTTCAGATAGCTCCAGGCGTGTGCAGCAGTACTTGGAGACGCTTCGCTCGGCCAAAACGGCGTTACAGGTGATGCACTACGACGCAGCGACCGATCAGACAGTGGTGAAGTGCACCCTAGGCACAGGTCGCACGCATCAGCTACGCGTCCATCTTGCCTCTCTCGGACATCCAATTGTGCACGACAGCAAGTACATCGCCTTGGAGGTGCACATGCGCAACTTGGCCAAAGACGGCAAACACGGCCTGGTagagagcggcgaggcgaCCGCGGCGACCGGCGTCCCCCGCACACCTCTCGCTTCGGAAGCTTCGCTGACTCGCTTCTACGAAAGCCGTAATGTTGCCGCCAGCTCGGAGGTtggtggcagcgctgccgcagctggtgctgcgaTGGGGGGAAGGTGGCAGTCGGAGGTCTTTGCAGAGAGCAGAAatgcgcgcggctgcgtaTGCCCGGAGGCCATCGATCTGCACGCTTGGCAGTATACGCTCGCTtacgacgacggcgagctTGTTTCAGTGGaagtgccgctgccctcgtGGGCGGATTGAAACAGGCGTTGATGATCTGTAGTGGGCCAGTCTTGGTTCGCCGGCAACACGCGGGCGCGTACGCCGCTCGTCAGCGCcttctgccgctgtcgctgcggctggtTGCCATGCCGGCTAGCGCAGTGGTCATGGCGTCGAGTAGGAAGGCTCTTCTCACAGCTGCCTACAACCCTTATCACCGTAAGACacatgcgcgtgcacacacacaaaggaagGCGAGATACCAATCAAGCGCGAtctctgctgctcctctccttttctctctccctgaTGTTGTGTCGAGCGGCATGCCCCGTGAGCGTGCACCGCCTCTACACTTGTGCTGGGCGCCTCTCGACGATCAGTAcatacacgtacacacgtGTGTACGTCTGTGATAATGCTGTGACGAGCTCTCTTGTCTATCCCATGTGCTCACACCTCCCGccgtcgtctctctctctctgttctcgCGTCGGTctttctgctgccgctgctgcgcccccTTTCACCCGCCACGCCACGCCACTTCACGACACGGTTCGGGGACTCCTGGCGCGCCCGCTCACCTTCGCAACTTCCTACTCATACGTGCATATGCGTGGCCCTGTGCGCTGCGCTTatcccccccctccgcccatCTCCCTACCGGTGTCTTACTGCTCCTGTGAAAGCATACGTATCCACgcccctctgtgtgtgtgtctgtgatcGCAATGACGACCGCGCAACTCGCCTGCACGTACGCCGCGCTCATCCTCAGCGCGTCCGGTAAGACCGATGCCGACTCCATCTGCGCCGTGACGAAGGCCGCTGGTGTCGAGGTGAGCCACggcatggccgccgcctttgccaACGCCCTCGCCTCCGTCAACGTGAACGAGGTGCTCGGCAGCATCCGCTTTAGCGGTGCggccgctggtggcgctgctgcccccgctgccgctgccgccgcgagtGGCGCGGCCccggctgcggcgggcgNNNNNNNNNNNNNNNNNNNNNNNNNNNNNNNNNNNNNNNNNNNNNNNNNNNNNNNNNNNNNNNNNNNNNNNNNNNNNNNNNNNNNNNNNNNNNNNNNNNCGCGAGTGGCGCGGCcccggctgcggcggccgcgaaggaggagcCAGAGGAGGATGCAGACGACGACATGGGCTTTGGTCTGTTCGACTAAGCTCTTCGGATCGCAGCGAGAGAGTGtacgcacgtgcgtgcgggtgtgtcGCGGGCTTCGCCCTTTACTTTTAGTTTGTGTGCATCGCTTCTTCATTTTTTAATGGCCCGCTTCGAACGAAAGCGAAACAAGACGAGATGGCGTCACGACGAGAGACAGACGGACGGACAGAGAGAAGGACCGCGGAGGGAAGGCACAGATGTAGCCGCACCTCGAATCGCCATTCCTTTCGAGCCTTCAtctcgcgctctctcgcctATCATGAGCGGCGTCAATGCACTTGCCGCCTACTTGTCAGTGCCGTGCCTgacgtctgtgtgtgtgtgtgtgtgtgtgtgcaccacACTCGTCTTCCGTGTGCCCGACAGCGGGTGAGGTTGGGTAAGGGCCCGATTTGGTAGTATCAGGCAATGTCCACGTTGCTCGGCAACGTAGGGCCGAGATAGGATATGGTAGAAACGGCATGTTGCTTGAAGGAGGCgctctccgccctcccctgcccCCGCTTCCAGTCCCGACTCCGCTCAGTCACTGCACCGCAACTCTCGCATCATTGACGCAAACATCTCACTTCCCTCGGTCTCGATCTCTTTTCTTGCTAACGCACTTCTGCGTGGCGCATCACGCACGCATTCATCTTCGCACGCGTGGCCGCGTGTGTACTTGTGTGTTCGCGcgtcgcccccccc
The sequence above is drawn from the Leishmania donovani BPK282A1 complete genome, chromosome 15 genome and encodes:
- a CDS encoding 60S acidic ribosomal protein, putative, with the protein product MTTAQLACTYAALILSASGKTDADSICAVTKAAGVEVSHGMAAAFANALASVNVNEVLGSIRFSGAAAGGAAAPAAAAAASGAAPAAAG